A genome region from Brassica oleracea var. oleracea cultivar TO1000 chromosome C2, BOL, whole genome shotgun sequence includes the following:
- the LOC106325306 gene encoding uncharacterized protein LOC106325306 — translation MGVDMLFLDESLQDERFRRKAEQQHLALIFKSYQESAKLILTEVFLFRHTANCLLWRTETDSYLGCNRLCHCQRNKVVKLSSSNEKIIWFGFKRQCFVILTEQGGWYWNGHEKHSQGTMMVPTLGEAPREDSEVIL, via the exons ATGGGGGTTGACATGCTATTCCTTGACGAAAG TCTACAGGATGAGCGGTTTCGACGTAAAGCGGAGCAACAACATTTGGCACTTATTTTTAAAAGTTATCAAGAGTCCGCTAAGCTGATACTAACTGAAGTTTTCCTTTTCCGTCATACGGCCAACTGCTTGCTTTGGCGAACAGAAACAGACAGCTACCTG GGATGTAACCGTCTGTGTCA TTGTCAGAGAAACAAAGTCGTCAAATTAAGCTCCTCCAACGAAAAAATTATTTGG TTCGGATTTAAAAGACAATGTTTTGTCATTCTCACTG AACAGGGTGGGTGGTACTGGAATGGACATGAGAAGCACAGCCAAG GAACTATGATGGTTCCAACACTTGGTGAAGCTCCTCGGGAAGATAGTGAAGTGATCTTATAG